The genomic interval TCATTTCCCCAAAGGGGGGCACAGACGGGTGCCAGCTCTCGTTGTTGAGGTACCAGCGGCGCCCGAAGCGGCACGACCGTGGCGCGTCTGCCTGCATGGAGTCAGCCAGCTCCGGGACACTCCTCTCTGGGGCTGCACGAGACGCCACTGGGACAATGCCTGCCTGTGGCATTGCCAGTGGGGCATACGGGAGCTATGCAGGGGAGTGGAGGCAGCTACCTGGGCACTGCTTGCAGCAGTCAGAGGGGCTGGCGCGCACGGGGTTGGCACAGGTGAGCCGTGGGCACTGCACCTTCTCACAGTGCACTTCACCTGtggtgccctgcagggagggcacagggcagtcaGCTCCCCATGCCCTGGTCTGAGCCTCAGCTACAGTGCCTGGGAACTGAGAGCCCCCACAGGTGCCAGACCAGGCTGGGGGGCATGTCTGGAGCCCACACCCACCTTGCAGGTACAAATGGCACATTTGATGAGGCCAAACGGGGGCACGACAGGATGCCAGCGGGTGCCAGAGCCTCGCCATGTCTTGTCACCGTCGAAGTAGCAGcctggaagaagaagaagaggaagtcACAGCCCTTGTGACTCAgcctttgcagagctgctctctcagCCCATGCCCACAAGGACTCACCCTCGCTGCTGTCCCGTGCCCGCTCCAGCTTCAGTTCTTCCTGCTCTGTCTTCTTCTCTACAAGGAAGAGGAAGGCCATGAGGGGGTGCACATGGCAAAGTCTCCAAAAGGGACACCCCACCTTGTTTTCACAAGGAGCCCCCCAGCCCACTCCCAGGTACCTTCACAGatggggcagcacagctcttcGGGGTGCACCTGGTGGGTACAGTTGAGGGGCTGGCACAAGATGGGGTCGCAGATCACTGTGCGcttctggggacagcagagatgGGGCTCATTAGAGAGGGGCATTACTGATGGGTACTGCCCCTTCAGCACAACCCCCAGCTCGTACCTGGCAGCTGCAGATAGAGCACTTCTTGTCATAGTCAGGTGCCCAGCGGGTGCCATGTGCCCGGTGCTGACCCTCAAAGAAGCAGGAGTTGGGGTCCttcttcagctgctccaggtccCTGGTCTTGGTGCTCTCTGAGAGCTCAGCCTGACCCAGGGACTCCCCTGGGGCCAGGCGGGTCCCTCCTGCATGGCACTGGTTGGGAATGTGCACCTGGAGAGGGAATGAGCAGGATGTCACTTCCTATGCTGGTGCCTGGCTGCATTCCATGGTCAGGCTGGTGAAGGAACCATCCATGACCACTAAATACATCAGGACCTGGTGACAGAGTGATCCTGTGCCCTTccaccctgctccaggcagtgccaccctgccacaGGCATCAGTGGGGGTGGGCAGGGTGCCCTGTCCCGATGGGGACCTACCCGTCCCCGCATCTCGCCATTGGGGTGAGCTTTGGTGCTGACTTGCAGGAAAGCAGTGCCCTGggccaggtgctgcagcaggtcGGCATCCAGGTCCTTCACCACGCCCTGAGCCTGTTGTGGCGAGAGGGGCACCAGGGTGGGGATAAGGtctggcccagcccctgctgtgtgGTGCCCTGAGCGGGTGCCCAGCTCACCTCAGTGCTGTAGAAGCCCTTGAGCAGGCGCTTGTGCTGGTGGGGGCGGGTGCCCATCTCCCCCAGCTCGGCCACGCCGTGGATGTGGGCGCTGACAGTGCCATCGCTCGGCCGTCCCAGCCCCGCCACCGAGATCTCGTAGTGCAGGTGGCAGTGCTCATCCAGCGAGAGCCAGGCGTGCCCCCCCGCGCCGCTGGGCACCGGGGGGGACaccagctgccctgccagcgCCACGGGCATGTCTGTGCACAGACAGGGACCATGGCAGGGCGTGGTGGTGTGTGGGAGGGCTGCCCCACTGCCCCCGTTACCACCCCACGTGTCCCAGGTACCTGTGTAGCGGGCGAGCAGTCCACTGTAGGGCAGGGAGATGATCTGGCCCCGCAGCTCACCCTCTGCCCAGTCTTTGGTGGCCACGTTGAGGAAGAGCTCATTTTGTAGAAGCATGTGGGCATCGCGGGCgctggggctctgccaggcACCCCAGGCCTGCCACCAGTGGGAGACCATGCAGGTTGGGACAGGGACTCACCCAAAGTCCCCATGCCATCCCTCCCAGCATCAGCCAGTGCTCACCAGCCCATCCTTGTAGCTGGGTGTCATGTCAAACAGGATGTTCCTCTTGCTTTTCCGTCTGGGTTTGGTCTCCAGTGTGATGCCCACCACCTCGCTGGCAGTGCCCACCACCTGCACCTGTGGGTGCGGTGCCAAAGGGCAGTGTCAGGGTGGCAGATACACCTGAGACCCTCGAGAGGGAAATGGGTGCCCACCACTCACCTGGTACTCCAGGGTGCCATTCTCATGCAGCGCCAGCTTGGCTGAGCCCACAGCCCCGGTCTTGGTCGGCAGCAAAGCATCTGCTCCGCATAGCACACTCTGGATGGCTTCAgcccagggagagaggcacaagGGTGGGTGAGATTGGCACGGGGTGAGCACAGCAATCCCCCTGCCCCCTGGCatgcctgccctgtgctcacTGTCACAGCTGCGGCGGGTGGTGATGGTGCCAGCCAGCTGCCGCGCGTGCTGCCCCTCCGTCTCGGCCACGATGCGGAGCTGCCCCTGCACcagccactgcagctcctgggcagacAGGTCATTCAGCACCTCTGCAAAGTCGGGGTCCTGGCAGGGGGATAGAGTGCCATGGATCAGCCCTGGTGCTCTGGCACTGTGGCTGCCAGGGCCTGTGGGGGATGAAAACGCTTTACCTCCACAGTGATGTTGGCGTGGACCTCGCGTAGCGTCTGGCCCTGGTGCAGGATGCGGACCCTCAGTGGGACCCACGGGGATTCTGGACATAGCAGAGGGGAGTGGACGCACTGGACCAGGGGTCTGCAACCACTTCAAACCTACACCTCTGTGCCTACCACCTCCAAACCCCTGGCACTTTCTTGCCAGTTGCCTGCTCCTGTGTGTCTGGGCCCCCATCATTCCCTCCAGCATGCCCCAAATCCTTGCAAACCCACATTGCAAACCTATCCTTCTTGCACAATGACCCTCACACCCCATATGCTCTGCAGTCTCCCCAGCACCCCACCATAGGTGCACACCATCCCCTCCCACCAGGTGCACCCCAAATCACACAACACACTGTATGCACACCTCACCCTCCACCTCACCCCACAAACAGCCTCCATACCCACCCTGAGccccacacccagcccagccacccATCCTGACCCCACAGATGCTGACCCATGCATCCTGAGCTGCAGACATGCCATGCACTCCTTCAGGTCTACGCAGCCCCCTGTGGGCAGtgcctccctccccttccctgcccgcCCTCACCCCTtgctccaggctccagcagtCCCCGGGCCATGAGGATGAAGTGCAGGTTGTTCTCTGTGTCACTCAGTGTCAGCATGGCCATGCCCCCAGCGCCCAAGTGCAAGGGGTTCGAGGAGGTCAGGATGGCACCGAATgtctctgtgcagggacaggggcatgAGGGACATTCTGGTGGCACCACTGGGTGTGCATGCAGTGGCTGGACTCACCTGCAAAGAGTGCCCGGTGCTTGAGGATGTGCCCATGGACCTCTCCGGAGGGCTGTGCCCGGGTGATGAGGGACACACGGAGCTGTTCACGCCGCAGCAGCTGGACGTTGGCTTTGGACACCGTCCTCCACATTCCACAGAGCTGTGGGTGATGGATGGAATGGCTGGGCGGAGGCTGGGGGGCACCACAAGCCCAGCAGGGGTCAgagggggcaccgtgccccctgccctccagcccctctcaccATGCCATCCTCGGGGGCAGCGCTCCTCTGCACGGGGTGTTCAAACAGCACGTTACCCTCGGGGTCACTGAAACGCACCCGGCTCGGCCGCCCCAGCCTGCGAGCACCCGGGGGTGAGCAAGGGCCATGTacctgcccttcccctcccctcactCAGCAccgggcacagggctgtgtcagggagGGCACacgggggttttgggggggcagGAGAAGGAAGATGTTCTCCTGGGGTGCCCAGTGTTAGGCTCTGCCCGCCCGTTCCAGGACTAGCCCAACACTGCTGTCCTGCCAAATGCCAGCTTGGCACGGGTTCTCTGGGCTCCCCTATCCTGGAGTGGGGTCTAACCAGCACAAAGCAGGATGAGGGTCTCTGCCGGGAAAGGCACCATGGCAGGACCCGCTGGGAGCTGAGCGTTCAGGCTGTAAATAAGGAGCATTTTCGGCTCCGCTTGGCTCCCCCTGTCAGAGCTGGAAATTAGTCACCACTTTACTATGCAAAGGGGCCTGGAAGCgaggaagagcagaagaaaCTGGAGCGGGAatgagggagggagaggagaggctgtgctgctggcgGGCATCCGGGGAGGGCATGGGGAaccctggcagcagtgccaaggcacTGCCCCCggcagagcctgcagggtggcacagcagtTCTGCCAGCTGCACCCACGGGAGCCCTGGAACTGTTCCTGTTTGTTTCCAGTCCAGATCTGGAGGCAAATGGGTGAGGCTGGGCCGACACTGTGGGTGTGCCGAAATTCTGGCTGCTGACCTAGGCTGGAGCCCAGCATGCTGCCCCCCCTTCTCCAAATCTCTCACTGTGTCCGTGCAAGGCTGTGGCACCATGGGGGGATATcagaagggaaactgaggcacaagcACTCAGTTCTGCATTCCCTCTTTTGCAGAGAGCTGCCTGCaatgctgggctgggcaggggacgGGGGCAGGACTCACCGCTCATAGCTgatggagaagagcagggaggAGCGCAGCAGCGTGAAGCGAGCCTTGGCCACGGCACTGGATGTGGGGTGCCACGGCTCTGGGCCGCTCGTCAGCAGGGCCACAAACTCTGgggaggagatgctgctgctgagggggaGCGTGGGGGGAGCCCCACGCTGCTGCTGtctgggtgggtgggtgggggcTCACCTGTGCGGGCATCATCGCGAGCCAGGCCCTCCGAGCTCAGGTAGGAGCGGTCATTGTAGGGCTTGTCCAGGTCATCCTCCTTCTCCTGGAAGTACTCCAAGGTGTCAAACCGGAGTGCAGGGCTCTtctctggaggaggaggaggagaccaTCACACCAGGCTGCTTGTGCCCAAGAGCTTGGGGTGGGGGGACAGTAATAAATCGCTCCTTTTGAGGCAGACCAAGATGTGCCCTGTGAATCACTGTGAGGCTCTCAGCTGGGTTGTGCTGTGCACAGGCACATGGAGAGGCAGGGCATTTAGCCCTGTGTGCCTCCCCCGCACTCCTTTCAGGCTGTTCCCATCAGGGCTTTCCCCTGCCCATCCTGTCATGGGCACTGCTGACTTTCATAACAAACTGACCAGCCCTTTTCAGGCCCTGTGCATTGCCCCCTTTCCCAGGCCAGTGGGGATCCTGGGGAACTGGTGGGGGCTCTCTGCAGAGAAGCACCCACTCTCCTCACCTTTGGGGCAGGTGTGACAGCAGTGTCCCGGCAGCAGCGTGGCCCGGGGACAGGCAGGCACGGGGCAGTCCTGCTTCATGTTCTTGCAGTTCACTTTCCCCACGGGCTTCCCCCGGTGGTTCCTCTGCTGTGGGAGGCCAAGAAGACTCCAGAGGAGCCGTGCCAAGGTGTGCCAGGACATTTCTAGGTGTGCCAAGTCATGCCCTCCTAGCACAGCATGGCTTCCCCCATCTTTTTCCGTCTGGAGCCTGGACACCTTGCAGAGTCCCCAGATGCCTGTACGGCAGCCAAACCAgggccccctccctgcagcccccagcctcCTGACCAGCTGTGCGTGGCCCCACCAGCCCCGGCCTCGGGGAGCTGCTCGcagtgagggagggagggagggggccGGAGGCCATCCCcgaggagggggaggaagaatGAAGCCTGATCCTTTAAACcccccttctctcccccctgcCGCGGGGGAGGACATCCAGGTGTCCGGCTGGCTGCAGGGATCCCGCTTCCCTCCTCCATGGGAATGAGAGGAGTGTATTGAACAGAGGGGTCCGACTCCCTCCTcgccagccccctccccagccagccggggtcctggggggtctcCCAGGGAACGGGGTGTGCGGGGGCACTCACCGGCTCGCAGTGACAGATAACGCAGCGCATCACCCCGAAGGGCTCCCCCAGGTCCGGGTGCCACGTCTCCTCCAGAGCATAGAAGTGCCCCCCGAAGGCGCAGCCTGCGGACACCCCACCGCCCCCCACCGTCCCCGGTCACCTCCGGGCCGCGGGCACCCCCCTGCCGCAGCCCCGGGCCGGCCGGCACCGCCCagccgcccgccgcgccgccggtGCCGGTCCCAGCGCCGGTCCCGGCCAGccggggggcccggggcggaACGCGGGGTGCCAGAGCAGGGGGTGCGGGCACGCCGTGCACGGACGGGGCTGCGGGCGGCAGGGAGGGGGTGCCCGACGCGGCATGCGTGACGGGGGGCGCGGCAGCGGCTCGTACGGGACCGGGGGTGCGCGAAGGGCGGGGGGCTCCTACCTGCCGCCCCGCCGGGGGGCAGCGGCTCCGTGTCGGGCCGGATGGGCAGGGCGAGCTtggggcgggcggcgcggccgggcAGCGGCCGGAGCGGGAGCAGggcgagcagcagcagcgcagCGGCGCGCATGGTGCCGgccggccggggcgggcggaCCGGGaccggaggcggcggcggggagggggggccgggcgctgccgggcgctgccgccgcctctGCCCAGCTGCCGGCTCCGGCTCCGCTTTATAGGCGGCGGCATGGGCAAGCGGGAGCTGCGAGCCCTGTGCAAACAAAGGCCCCGCTAATGAGGCGCAGGCAGCGGCCGGCCGGGGGGGGATGCGCCCCCCGCCGCGCTCCGACCCCCCCACATATCCCCgggtcccggccccgccgcccccgcccggcaCGGGACGTCCTGTCCCGTCCTGCGGCACCGGGGCACGCCGCTGCCCCGCCAGGCAGGGGTACCGCGCACTCGGGATGTCCTGGGGACCCCCCTCCCATTCATTGCGCCCCCTCTCCCCCGGCATGCGGGTCCCCAGAGTGCAGAGCATCCTTCCTCAcatgccagccccagggcatggggaatcctgagggaggaggctggaactggatgatgtTTACGGTCCTTTGCAAACCAGAGCAGTCCATGATAACAATTGTATGATATAACCCTCCCTCAGAGCATCGGGCACCCTCAGGTTCTGGGCATCCTGGGGACATCCCCTCCCAATTCACACAGCACCCTCTGGGATATAAGGCACTGTGGagacaccaccaccaccattcCACAGAGCCTGGGGTGTTCCTGAGCACATCCCAGCTACGCTCCCACTCACATTCCCCTCTCCAAGGGTATGAGCCCCACAGGAGTGTCCTCATCCCGATAACCCCCCTTGGGAATAAAGCATTTGCAGGGcacacccactcaatgccagTCTCCTCAGTCTGTGCAGTCTTCCCGGCATGGGGCAtctcctgggcacagagcatccTGGAGCCCCCACACCCACACAGCCCACCTTCAGTCATGAGCTCTTCCAGGGCTCATTGCCCCCCATTCATCAGGCATGAGACATCCTGGGGACTGCTCCATGCACTCAGTCCCCTCCCAGGCCCCTTggcaccccaggacagggcacTGCAAGGCTCTGTCCATCCACTgttcccctgcagccagcccttcCTCCACCCACTCAGAACCCCTGAGCATGGGCTCCCAAAACAGCCTCTCCCAATCCACACTGCTCTCTGCAAAGGCACAGCCAACCCCCTCCAGCTTGTGCCTGCCACATTTCCAAatttctccagctgctgcccaccctgggcagagcagggctccagaATGGGACCCTGGGCTCCTGCCCACCAGtgacaggggctgcaggggaacagGAGCCTGGGTTCCCTTgtccagggagggaaggggcatCTGGAGGGGGgatgctgtgagagcagcacccagcaccagccccattCTTCACCCACACCTGGGCTGGTAGGGGTGGCAGAGGTTGGCAGTGAGTAGGCACCATGGAAAAGTTTGGGCAAAGCATCATCCatctggggaaactgaggcatgaaTTTAGGGGAGGGGGATTTGTGTCACCTATCACCCAcgtccctgctgccacccccgCCGAGagtggcagggagaggctgagggtGGCGGGTGCGTGGCAGGCGGGCGCCCGGCAGGGGGAAGGcgggtggggagggaggagggggaagcGCGGGGCTGCCAAAATCAACTCCGGGCGGTGCAAACACCCGGCCAGCTGCGCGGTGTAGCTAGGGAAACAcggcacagctggagcacaaCAGGCCCCTGCCTCCCCAGAAAGCTCCTCCTGGGCCTCCCCGCAGCCCAGCGAGCAGctgggggggctgcagcccaCCGCCCCGCACCCCAGAGCTAGAATGGGGTTGTCCATCCCCAGCTTATCcatggctgccccatcccattccctgccctggtctGGCACAGTAGGACACCTCTCCCGGGGAGGGCAGAGGGATAGAGGGGGCTCGGCCCTGCCGGGACCTGGCCcgtggcaggagctgcagacgGCAGCGAGGAGTGGCTGGGCTGaccccagcaggacagcccGCTGGcatcaccagggctgggacactgccagcacCTCGGGCATCCCCCGGGCATGGCTGTCCTggcaccctgctgctgccaaggagcAGCGACCATGGCTGGCAGCCTGGCACCCCTTGGCCCTGTGCCCTCCCCGCGGTCCCAGCGGTGTCACTGacctgtcccctctcctctctcccgAGGTCCTCGCTGGCTGGGGGTCCAGCGACgcggagggcaggggagggttGGGGTctgtgtggctgtgccagcGTCGCTGCGCGGTGCCCGCTGCGGCACAGCAGCGGCTCCGGGCACGGCGGGACGGGAGCGGGGCCGAGCGGGGAGGAGGCGGGAGATGGCTCCCAGCTGTCCCGCCGATGCCAGGAATccgctgctggctctgtgcacCCAGAGCTCGTCACAGTCTCCTGGCTCGTCTGCGGGACACGGGGAAGAGTTGAGGGAAGCTCCCTCCCCTTtcctggggaaaggaaagagggacGGGGAACCCggcaggctgcagcccctcGGCACGGGGGAATCCGAGGCACAGGGTGGCAGGGTGAGGAAGAGAGGGGCTGCAAGGGTAttctggcactgccaggctgggagcagggtggtATGCTGGCATGGGGCCTGTCGGGtcaggagggtgctgggcatccctgcccagggagggggaCATGGCCGCTGCAGTGGGGGCAcgtggggagggaggaaatggatgatccagctgtgcctgggcttCCCTCgcccacagcctgggctgcccctggaaATGCCAAGGGGTGCCCTCATCAATAGGCGGAGGAGGCTTGGCAGAGCCTTGGGGGATCCCTGTGCTCTTGGAGAGGGGATGGTGCCTGCCAAGGGCAGCGCTGGCAAAGGGTCCTggtcccagcagctgcttcccagtgCCTGCACatgtgtgtgaggagcagcGCCCTGCACAAAGGCACCTGTgaggctccagagctgggcctggcacTGGCACATCCCCAACGGGGCTGCCAGCTGcgggcagctggagctgcaccatGATGGAGACAGCTGGCCATGGGCAGCCTCAGGCCGGGCACCTTCACCCCTCCACCACCTTTTCCCAGGGCGGGTACTGGCTTGTCCCCAGTGGGGCGTGATGGTCCCATGGGTGTATCCTGTCCCAGCAAAGTACAGGTGGGGTGCCTCAACGGTGCCCTAGAGAACAGCCTGCAGTTCTGCAGGGCTTGCTGGGTGTGTGCCCTGCTCAGTGGCGAGGGTCCTGTGGAGTGTTCCAGAGGATcgtggtggcagggctgggccatgCCTGGCGTGGGGGTGTCTCAGCAGGctctcaccctgctctgccctcagcagctcccattGTCTGCCCTCATTAGCTGCTGCCTGCTCGCGGCTTTGAACATGAGCCCGGCTCGGGGCGACAGGAAGgagcctctgctccccagggatggggtctGGTGAAACTGCATGCCATGGGCCCCCCTTCTCACAGCCTCCCACTGCCTTCTGggcatcccagcactgcctccaGGCCTAAGCCTGAGGACAGGAAGGCATGCGGGGCACCCCCTCTCTCCAAAAAGAGCCCCCCTCGAGCGCCCCGCCCCGTTGTGGGATGCAGAGCCTCAGCCTCCCCAAAGCTTTGTGCGAGTGTGGCTTGTGCCGTGTCTAATCCCCCCGGCCTCACACACACGAGGTGGGGCGGGGGGGCTGTCGTAATGGGTGGAAATATCTCATAATTCACGTTGGACACAGGGATTACAGCCGTTCCGGCAATATTTGCACAACTGGTAGGCGacttgcagggctgggccatCCCAGATGAAGgccagggggctctggggatggagggagttttgggggtggtAGGTATGGAAGGGGGCTGCAATTTGAGGGCAATGGAGTGGGGAAGTTGGCTATTTTCTGTCTGTGAACACATGGAATTTATTACAGAGGGTGCATTGCTGACATGGTGGGGATGGCTGGGGCTCTCGCCTTCATCTCGGCCAGGGCTCGGGGAGCAGAatggaaaccccaaaacaatctCATCAGCCACGCCAAACAGACCCTGGCAGTGTTCCTGAATAAGATACCTGCTCCAAGTGCCCGGTCAACTccacagagctccctgctcaTAGGAGCACCCAAAGGTGCTGGTGTCCCCctgaccccaaatgtcccctccTCAAAGGCTTTGCAGGGTGACCCCGGCAGGAGGAAGACGGGGGGCATGTGGGGCATGTGGGGGCCTTGTTTGGCATGGGGATTAGCAAACTCCCAGAAGCGATGGTGgtctcccccctccccaccgGACATGCAGGCAAATATTTGTGCCCAGACTTCGCAGGACAGCGAGAAGGAATTTCATTCTTGCGCCCACCTGCGGCTCGGCTGCCTGGCATTAAccccttctcctctccatgGGATGGAGGCGGAGGGATGAGGTGCCCTCCCAGCACGGTCCGTGTGCCCCACTGGAGTGGGGAGCTTGGCTGAGAAGCAGGAGGGTAGAGGAGGCACAGGGGAATCGCCCCCGatgccagcagagccactgGCATTAGGTGCCCTTGTCCGAGGCAGGGAGGGTTTGCCCATGGACATCCCCTGGGCAGCACcgagggctctgtgctggggtgcTGGGCAGCATGTGGCTTGCTGAAAATTGGAAAAGATAAAACCCTGCCATCCTTCACTCCCAAGCTGCCGCACCCCGGCCAAGATGCCCCTTGCAGCTCCACCCGGCAGCGTGGGTGTTCTCCGGGGACGGCTGTCTGGGAGCAGCGCAAGCACCGGGCTGCGCGGGGAGCAGGATTTGCCCACGGATGTTTATTGGCAATTTGCATACGTAGCAAAAAAGCCCGGAGGGTCCGGGAGGGACCCTGCTCCCGGGGGCTGCCCGTGCTCGGGGAGGGGCAGCCCGGGTCGCGGTCCCCCGCTGCCTGGCACCCGTAGAGCCCCGCTGTGCTCCTTTCCCTGGCCCCGGAGCCAGCTGCGGCCTGAGCAAACGGGGCTGTTTGCTCACGCCGGGATTAGCCGCTCTCTTTGTTCCTTTgactttctctttcctttatgCCAGACCCTTTTATGGGGGCTTCAAAAGGGGGCTAGGAcccccctccctgtccctggaaggCCAGGTTTGCTTCCCATGCTAGCACTGACATCCTGGGGGTGCCCACCGAGCACATCTGGGTGGCCTGCggggacagcagctgtgccaccGAACCACAGTCTCCCCCCCACTCTGGCGtattcctcctcttcctccccctttccctgaCTGCAGGCACCTCCTGCTGTCTTCAGCACCTTGGCAAAGTGGGTGCGAACGGCTGTCCCTGCAGCGGGATTCCCAGCACTTTGCACCCTGTAAGGAGAGGTGGGAATCTTGGCACCGGGATCCGGCCAGCTGTGCAGCCCCGCGGCCCCCCCGGGCTTCCTGTCCCCTGCCCGAGCCCGGGCTGCCTGGCCGGAGCTCCCGTGTCCCTCTGGGGTCCctctggggtccctgtgccTCACTTACTGCCCCCATactctccctctgcagcaggccACATCTGTGGGATCGGGCTGGGGCCAGAAGTGAGAGCTCTCCCCCACATCCTCCTCTGccccctggcatgggcagcaAAAGCTGGCATTGCCTTTTCCAGCAGAGGAATACCAGGCTGCCCACGGGCACGGGCTCATGCTGCCTGCCAGCTTCTGGCATTGTTGTAAAGAATATTTTGGAGTAACGGGACTATTGTGGGCACCTTAGGCTGACCGTGGGGGTCCATTAGACCTCCAGTTTCCAGTTGCTCTCCAGTTTCCCCTGGTGGGTTTGTTTGCCTAATCAAGAAGGAATGCAGGGCACggcagctctccagcctggcatCGTCAGTGACTGTGCacccagggagggacagggaatgcGCATGGCGTGGGCATGGCAGGGACTGGCATGGGGACGGCGGCGGGCCCGAGGCCAGCGctggcagaggggctgagggcGCTGACGGGCGTGATTGCGGC from Zonotrichia leucophrys gambelii isolate GWCS_2022_RI chromosome 9, RI_Zleu_2.0, whole genome shotgun sequence carries:
- the CHRD gene encoding chordin isoform X1, translated to MRAAALLLLALLPLRPLPGRAARPKLALPIRPDTEPLPPGGAAGCAFGGHFYALEETWHPDLGEPFGVMRCVICHCEPQRNHRGKPVGKVNCKNMKQDCPVPACPRATLLPGHCCHTCPKEKSPALRFDTLEYFQEKEDDLDKPYNDRSYLSSEGLARDDARTEFVALLTSGPEPWHPTSSAVAKARFTLLRSSLLFSISYERLGRPSRVRFSDPEGNVLFEHPVQRSAAPEDGMLCGMWRTVSKANVQLLRREQLRVSLITRAQPSGEVHGHILKHRALFAETFGAILTSSNPLHLGAGGMAMLTLSDTENNLHFILMARGLLEPGARESPWVPLRVRILHQGQTLREVHANITVEDPDFAEVLNDLSAQELQWLVQGQLRIVAETEGQHARQLAGTITTRRSCDTIQSVLCGADALLPTKTGAVGSAKLALHENGTLEYQVQVVGTASEVVGITLETKPRRKSKRNILFDMTPSYKDGLAWGAWQSPSARDAHMLLQNELFLNVATKDWAEGELRGQIISLPYSGLLARYTDMPVALAGQLVSPPVPSGAGGHAWLSLDEHCHLHYEISVAGLGRPSDGTVSAHIHGVAELGEMGTRPHQHKRLLKGFYSTEAQGVVKDLDADLLQHLAQGTAFLQVSTKAHPNGEMRGRVHIPNQCHAGGTRLAPGESLGQAELSESTKTRDLEQLKKDPNSCFFEGQHRAHGTRWAPDYDKKCSICSCQKRTVICDPILCQPLNCTHQVHPEELCCPICEEKKTEQEELKLERARDSSEGCYFDGDKTWRGSGTRWHPVVPPFGLIKCAICTCKGTTGEVHCEKVQCPRLTCANPVRASPSDCCKQCPAPERSVPELADSMQADAPRSCRFGRRWYLNNESWHPSVPPFGEMKCILCWCVSGETHCQRQECPPSACASPATRDNPCCAKCRALDAPSDAREKVQDAKVESRSH
- the CHRD gene encoding chordin isoform X2 translates to MRAAALLLLALLPLRPLPGRAARPKLALPIRPDTEPLPPGGAAGCAFGGHFYALEETWHPDLGEPFGVMRCVICHCEPRNHRGKPVGKVNCKNMKQDCPVPACPRATLLPGHCCHTCPKEKSPALRFDTLEYFQEKEDDLDKPYNDRSYLSSEGLARDDARTEFVALLTSGPEPWHPTSSAVAKARFTLLRSSLLFSISYERLGRPSRVRFSDPEGNVLFEHPVQRSAAPEDGMLCGMWRTVSKANVQLLRREQLRVSLITRAQPSGEVHGHILKHRALFAETFGAILTSSNPLHLGAGGMAMLTLSDTENNLHFILMARGLLEPGARESPWVPLRVRILHQGQTLREVHANITVEDPDFAEVLNDLSAQELQWLVQGQLRIVAETEGQHARQLAGTITTRRSCDTIQSVLCGADALLPTKTGAVGSAKLALHENGTLEYQVQVVGTASEVVGITLETKPRRKSKRNILFDMTPSYKDGLAWGAWQSPSARDAHMLLQNELFLNVATKDWAEGELRGQIISLPYSGLLARYTDMPVALAGQLVSPPVPSGAGGHAWLSLDEHCHLHYEISVAGLGRPSDGTVSAHIHGVAELGEMGTRPHQHKRLLKGFYSTEAQGVVKDLDADLLQHLAQGTAFLQVSTKAHPNGEMRGRVHIPNQCHAGGTRLAPGESLGQAELSESTKTRDLEQLKKDPNSCFFEGQHRAHGTRWAPDYDKKCSICSCQKRTVICDPILCQPLNCTHQVHPEELCCPICEEKKTEQEELKLERARDSSEGCYFDGDKTWRGSGTRWHPVVPPFGLIKCAICTCKGTTGEVHCEKVQCPRLTCANPVRASPSDCCKQCPAPERSVPELADSMQADAPRSCRFGRRWYLNNESWHPSVPPFGEMKCILCWCVSGETHCQRQECPPSACASPATRDNPCCAKCRALDAPSDAREKVQDAKVESRSH